AAGAATTAGAATCGAAAGACAAAGAATTAAAATCGAAAGACAAAGAATTAAAATCGAAAGATATAGAAATTAATGCATTAAAAATCGAAATAGAAAATTTAAAAAGTATAATTTTAAATAGAAATAAAAAGATTTTTGGAAAATCAAGCGAAAAATTTTCTGGTGAGCAATTATCTCTCTTTAATGAAGCTGAACTTTATAGTGACCTCAAGAAAGAAGAGCCAGAAAAAGAAGAGATTAAATATATACGAAACAAGTCTTCTAAAAAGAATACTAAAAAAGAGAACTTATCAGAATTAGAAAGGGTAACAATTCATCACAAACTTGAAGAAAATGAAAGGCAGTGTGATTGCTGCTCTACCCCTATGGATTTTATAGGAACTACTTCTAAAGAAATATTAAAATATATTCCAGCCAAACTATATGTAGAAGAACATATAAACTATAGTTATGCATGTAAATCTTGTCAACCAGAAGAGGAAAAAACAAATATAATTACTTCTAAAGCACCAAATACTTTACTTTCTAAGAGTATGGCCTCAAATGAAATATTAAGTCATGTAATGAGTCTTAAATATCTTTATGCGCTACCTCTATATAGACAGGAAAACTATTTTAAGATGCTTGGATTAAGCTTATCTAGACAAACATTATCAAATTGGATAGTTAGAGCTGCTAATGAATTTGAACTAATTTATAAAATAATGAAAAAAGAGTTACTTAAAAGAAATTACATTCAAGCTGATGAAACTACTTTGAAAGTTTTAGAGAAAAATGGAATTGTAAAAATATTGTATCTATCTAATTCTTTGCAATTTATCACTACCATGTGGTTAGCACTAAAATTAAACACTGCAAAGCTCCTTTATCAAAAAACATATAGAATCTTATATAGGATTTTATACGCTTCCCTGAAACTTGTATGGTTTCAGCCCGGTTGCAGGTTTCCTGTTGCTTCCCAGCATTGCAGGTTATCGGCAGAGCCGGGCCTCAATAGAATTATTGACAAAAAGCAAATTAAATTAACATTGTACTTTTATGTTTTTACTTTTTTAAATTTGCTAGACAAATAAGTATTGCCAATTATTAAAAAATTTATGTATAAAACTTTAATAATTGGCAAAATTCTATAATGAAAAACAAAATGCAGTTATATATTCTGTAAACTAAAATTAATTAATGTTTCTTGCTGAGAAGGATTTACATAAAATCTAAACCCACAAAATTATTTACACTCCCTATCGATGACGTACTCGAAGTACAAATTCCATTTGTTGACCCCGACTATGGTATGAACCTTTATGCCATCTGGAGTAGAAAATCCGGTGGAAATAAATCAGTTGGCTTGGGCGGTGCATGGGGTTATTTTAATAAAGCCGACCCATTTGCCACTCCTAATGTACCTACAATAGATGAAATAAAACATTTAGCTGACATACCTGATATAGAAAATTACAGCCACATTCTTGACATACCCAATATAGATAAAATCCTTGTAAGACCAATACAGGAACTAGGAGCAATTGCTCCTTCATAAATAAAAGACTCCTCAGGACACCTTGTGGAGGGATTTAAACTTGTATGCGGAGGAAAGGTATATGTTTCCGATGAATGCTCCGTTGGTTCAGGAACATTTAAAAATGGCGGGGCTGTGGGCACTGTCAAGAAAAATACGCTTTCCTTTAGCTGAGGGCGAAGACATCACCGCCCATTTAACTAAACCATGGGGGGAATGGAAAAAAGGAAGCCTTGCTACAGGAAGTTTAAACATAGAACAAAAAGATTCTCAAATATTAAAAGGCATTAAACTATTCAAATCATACAGCCCAAAAACAATTGGTGTTAGTGAAAACAGCGATACGATAGTATTAAACCCTAATGTAACGGCAACTGTGGAAAGGCCTGTTTTTGAAGATGACCCTCTAAATAAGAAGTGGCTTAATTTGCTTGACCCTAAAAAACCAAAAGTTTTAGACGGGGAATTTACATACGGTGGAGAGGTAAAAAGGACATATGTTTACAAAAGAGATACCGGTTTATATGACGAAGATGAAATAGAAGTTGAAGGTGTGGCAAAGGCGCCGTTTAATCCAGGAAATGATAGAATATTTATAAATGCCTACATATATAACGGCAAAAAGGATTTAAAACCACCAAGTTTTGAAAATAAAATAGAGAACAACGGAAACATGTACTTGCAAAAGAGCCTATTATGGCAGAGTGAACCTTACCCTTTTGATGTGATAAGATGGATGTGCCACATAGATGAAAACGGAAGAGAACATAATTGGACTGCTGTTGACGGACAATACAAAAGAACTTTCCTCCAGCAAAACAGTGCCAATATAAAAGTTGAATTAAAAAGCCCAATGACAAATGAATACTATCAGGGAAGGGATGCGGCAGAAAAGGGTATAAACAGAAAAGACCTGTATGACAAGGCCGTATTTGCGACGGACAAGGAATTTCAAAGATTTGACTATCCTATAAAATCAGGCTATTATTTTAATCCTGCAGGTGAATATAAAATCACCCTTGAGACTGTAACATATAAGCCTGTAGCTGGGAAAACAAAAGACCATGAAAATTTAGTTAACGCCCTTATTAATTCCTTTAGGTACGAAACGGATTTAATATACATAACCGACAGAAGGGAAGCAGTTAATATAAACAACAATCCTGTAAGAAGCATAGGAGGAAAACTTCAAAAAGAGCCGGGGTCAGTATCGGTAATGAACAACCAAAGCGTCAACGGTATAAATCTTTTAACTGTAGATACATCTTACAAAAGTGATTTTGAAGAAGTAAAATACAGCTCTGTAAGCGGTGGATTTACAGATGAGCGTTGGAAGCAGGTTATGGAAGGCTATAGTGAATCAGGTTGCTGGGAATCAATAGGATGGAATGACGACGAGTCTATTTTTTAGGGATGCCGTACTTTTACCCTAACTTACCGCATTCATGGTCATACTGCCATAGGTGTAGGGTTTTAACATATCAATTAAAGTTTCTATATTATCAGACTGCCTTAGCCACAGCTTTTCCATACCAGGTTCAATAATAACCGGCATCCTGTCATGAACAAAGGCCGTAGTTTCATTAGGTGATGTTGTAATTATGGCATACCCAATGTAGGGTTTACCGTTTTTGTCTTTAAAAACATTATATATACCCGCCATAAAGAATATCTTACTTTGAGGTATGGATATTTCAAATTTTGTCTTCTTTTTTGCACCTTCTTCCTTCTTCCATTCAAAATAGGCTTTAGCAGGGATCAGGCATCGCCTTTTGTGAAAAGAATTTTTAAACATGTTTTTAGAATTTATTGTTTCCCCTCGGGCATTTATAATGGGTCTTCCAGAATATTCACCATAGCTCCATTTCATGGCAGTCAGGACAACCTTGCCGCTCTCTTCACAAATCACCGGTGCAATATTTGTAGGAAACACTTCACCTCTTGCAATATTTTCCGCTGTTTTAAATTTTTCTGCCACTTCATCTATAACAGATTGTATTTCCTCATATTCATTATCTGTAAATGCAACATATCTTCCACACATTTAAATCACCTCAATATGTATAATACCATTTATACCGGCTCAATAAACCATTTATTTTCATGATTGAGATAAAGATATGCTCTTTTTCCGCCGATAAAGCATGAATATCTGACACCTTGAACTCCAATTTTTAAAGATGCACCTTTTACAGGCTTTCCCGGTTTATCAACGCTATATACCTTATCTTTATCAATCCTAATCTTCAAAGGAATAATATCACCGTCTAAATTATAATATGCTATTACTTCTACAGCTGGTTTATCCACTAAAAAACACCTCTTTTAGTGATAATAATAAATATGCCTTTAAAAAATTTAGATATCTGTAATTTAACTATTAACTATCAAATGACTATCAAAAATTTAACTATCAAAAACTTAACAATCTAAAATTTAACAATCCAAAATTTAACTATTTAAAATATGATACAGGAAAAATTACATTCTCCTCAACGGGATTGGCATTTAAGGCTTTATCCGTAAGTACCAGTGCCCTTTGAACAGAATAATGTCCAAACCTCCTTCGTATTTCATCTATACTGTATTCAAGCCGTTCTTTTTTAAGTTTTTGTTTTTCATCATGTAAAAGACTAAGCTGCACATAGGTATCTGCCGTTACAAGATCTGTTACCCTTACCCCGATACTTCTTATGGGTCTTTCCCACTTCCAGTTGTTTAAAAATATTTCATAAGCTTTGCTTGCAATATCTTCTGTAATAAAACTTCCACAATTTAACTTTGCCTGCCTGTCAATACTGTTCAGTTCATTGTCCCTTACATAAAGTTGAACGGTTTTTCCTTTAAAATTATGTCTTCTAAGGCGCTCGGATACACTTTCGCTGAGCACATAAAGTAGCAGCTTTACATCTTCGTTATTTACCAAATCCCTTGGCGTTGTCAAACTATTGCCTATACCTTTAATGGTAGGATGTAGGTCGGTTTTCATAACAGGTACCGTATCAAGGCCATTGGCAAATATCCATAGGGTTTCACCCCATTTACCCAAAAACTTCCTGAGAAAGTCCAAACTCAAGTTTGCCAGGTCACCAATAGTATGTACCCCTATATTGGTAAGCTTTTTTGCCGTGGCTCTCCCTACATAGAGCAAATGTGAAACAGGGAGCGGCCATACCTTCTTTTTAAAATTATCTCTGGTAATGACAGTAGTGGCATCGGGTTTTTTCATGTCACTTCCAAGCTTTGCAAAAATCTTATTGTAGGACACTCCGACACTGGAAGTAATACCCAGTTCATCTTTTATCCGCTTTCTTATTTCATCAGCAATATACTTACCGTTTCCAAAAAGTTTACAGGAACCGGTAACATCAAGCCAGCATTCATCTATCCCGAAGGGTTCTACAAAATCCGTATAACAATTGTAAATTCTTCTTGCCTCGCTGCTAAAATAAATATAGGTCTTATAATCAGGGGGCAAGACGATTAAATCCGGACATTTTTGCCTTGCCTGCCAAATGGCTTCCCCCGTCTTAACCCCATAACTTTTAGCAATTAAATTCTTTGCCAAAATAATTCCATGCCGTTTTTCAACGGAGCCACCGACAGCCACAGGTTTATCCCGGATTTCAGGATTTCTCATGCACTCAACGCTGGCATAAAAACTGTTGAGGTCTGAGTGAAGTATAACTCTTTCCATTATTATCACCTGCTATATATAGAATATCACGAACACATGTTCGAAGTCAAGGATATAAATAAAATTAAATTTATGCAAAATATAATTCTGTAAAAGCGTTTTAATGTTAATGTTGAACATTGTTATAAAAAAGTTTAAAAATCATGTTATAATATTGGCTGCATTACATAATAACAAATTGACTTAAAAGTTTTAAAAAAATGGCATAGGCATATTTTGCTTGACACTAAAAATCAAAAGTTAGTAACATAAACATAAGTATAAATAGAAAAGTAAAGGGAAGAGATGTATGTTATTTATTACAGCTGCTATAAATTATACTGCTGAAACGGCAACCAGGATTGTTGAAAAAATTAAAAAGGGAGACAAACAATTAAAAGAACAGTTTATAAAGGACTACATTCCCTTTATATTAAACATTGTTTCTGGTTTTTGTTCTTATAAAACATCTGATTTAAAAAGCAGTGATGAGTATAGTATAGGGCTAATAGCCTTTGATGAAGCTATTGAGAGATTTGATATTGGCAGAAGCAAAAATTTTCTTAAATTTGCAGAAATGGTGATAAAAAGGAGAATGATAGATTATTACAGGAAAACATCGTCTATTGACAAAAAAGAAATTCCGTTTTCGTATTTTTATAGGGAAAGCGAGAAGGAACTTGAGGGAAAATTAAATATGTATGATATTGGACAGGAATCAGACAGATATGAGCTTATTTGGGAGTTAAAAGATTTTTCAAAAAAATTAGAAAGTTTTGGATTGAGTATTACAAAACTGCCGGACTATGTACCAAAGCATAAAGCTTCAAAACAAATGTGTGTGGACATTGCTAAAAAAATAATTGAGAATGAGGATATTTTAAACAAACTAAAAACTAAAAAGTACATACAGATGAAGAAACTTTCAAAATTAATTGATGTTCATCCAAAAACCGTGGAGAGAAACAGGGCATTTATCATATGTTTATGTATACTACTTGAAAGTGATTACAAAAACTTTA
The genomic region above belongs to Acetivibrio saccincola and contains:
- the dinB gene encoding DNA polymerase IV is translated as MERVILHSDLNSFYASVECMRNPEIRDKPVAVGGSVEKRHGIILAKNLIAKSYGVKTGEAIWQARQKCPDLIVLPPDYKTYIYFSSEARRIYNCYTDFVEPFGIDECWLDVTGSCKLFGNGKYIADEIRKRIKDELGITSSVGVSYNKIFAKLGSDMKKPDATTVITRDNFKKKVWPLPVSHLLYVGRATAKKLTNIGVHTIGDLANLSLDFLRKFLGKWGETLWIFANGLDTVPVMKTDLHPTIKGIGNSLTTPRDLVNNEDVKLLLYVLSESVSERLRRHNFKGKTVQLYVRDNELNSIDRQAKLNCGSFITEDIASKAYEIFLNNWKWERPIRSIGVRVTDLVTADTYVQLSLLHDEKQKLKKERLEYSIDEIRRRFGHYSVQRALVLTDKALNANPVEENVIFPVSYFK
- a CDS encoding sigma-70 family RNA polymerase sigma factor produces the protein MLFITAAINYTAETATRIVEKIKKGDKQLKEQFIKDYIPFILNIVSGFCSYKTSDLKSSDEYSIGLIAFDEAIERFDIGRSKNFLKFAEMVIKRRMIDYYRKTSSIDKKEIPFSYFYRESEKELEGKLNMYDIGQESDRYELIWELKDFSKKLESFGLSITKLPDYVPKHKASKQMCVDIAKKIIENEDILNKLKTKKYIQMKKLSKLIDVHPKTVERNRAFIICLCILLESDYKNFKGYLNKVF
- a CDS encoding IS66 family transposase, which translates into the protein MQKIHDEIQLDENTRKLIFDINKELESKDKELKSKDKELKSKDIEINALKIEIENLKSIILNRNKKIFGKSSEKFSGEQLSLFNEAELYSDLKKEEPEKEEIKYIRNKSSKKNTKKENLSELERVTIHHKLEENERQCDCCSTPMDFIGTTSKEILKYIPAKLYVEEHINYSYACKSCQPEEEKTNIITSKAPNTLLSKSMASNEILSHVMSLKYLYALPLYRQENYFKMLGLSLSRQTLSNWIVRAANEFELIYKIMKKELLKRNYIQADETTLKVLEKNGIVKILYLSNSLQFITTMWLALKLNTAKLLYQKTYRILYRILYASLKLVWFQPGCRFPVASQHCRLSAEPGLNRIIDKKQIKLTLYFYVFTFLNLLDK
- a CDS encoding SOS response-associated peptidase produces the protein MCGRYVAFTDNEYEEIQSVIDEVAEKFKTAENIARGEVFPTNIAPVICEESGKVVLTAMKWSYGEYSGRPIINARGETINSKNMFKNSFHKRRCLIPAKAYFEWKKEEGAKKKTKFEISIPQSKIFFMAGIYNVFKDKNGKPYIGYAIITTSPNETTAFVHDRMPVIIEPGMEKLWLRQSDNIETLIDMLKPYTYGSMTMNAVS